Genomic segment of Sphingopyxis lindanitolerans:
TTCCCCAGCCAACTCTCCGACAATGGGACAGTTCCCCGTCGAGCGCGAGCCAGCGGAGCCGGGGTCAGCTATCGGCGCCGAACAGGTCGCGGCTGTAGACCTTGTCCGCGACGTCGGCGAGATCGTCAGTCACCCGGTTGGCGATGATGATGTCGGCCTCGGCCTTGAAGGCGGCAAGGTCACCGACGACGCGCGAATTGAACAATCGCGCCTCCTCGATCAGCGGTTCATAGACGATCACCTCGATCCCCTTGGCCTTGACCCGTTTCATCACGCCCAGGATGCTGCTGGCGCGGAAATTGTCGGACCCCGCCTTCATCGCCAGCCGATGGATGCCGACGACGCGCGGGTTCCGCTTGATGATTTCCGCCGCGATGAAATCCTTGCGCGTCGTGTTCGACGAAACGATCGCCGCGATCAGATTCTGCGGCACCTCCTTGTAATTCGCCAGCATCTGCTTGGTGTCCTTGGGGAGGCAATAGCCGCCATAGCCGAAGGATGGATTATTATAGAATCCGCCGATCCGGGGATCGAGGCACACACCCTCGATCACCTGCCGCGAATCGACCCCGTGCGTCGCGGCATAGGTGTCGAGTTCGTTGAAGAAGGCGACGCGCATCGCGAGATAGGTGTTGGCGAACAGCTTGATCGCCTCGGCCTCGGTATTGCCGGTCTGAAGGATCGCCGCCTCGGGCTTCAGCGAGGCATCGAGCAGGAGCCGCGCGAAGGCGTCGGCGCGCGGGTGAGTATTGCCGACGATGATCCGCGAGGGGTGGAGATTGTCATAAAGCGCGCGGCCTTCGCGCAGGAATTCGGGCGAGAAGACGATGGCGTCGCTGCCGAGTTCGGCCCGCATCCGGTCGGTGAAGCCGACAGGCACCGTCGATTTGACGATCACCAGCGCGCCCGGCGCCATTTTCAGGGCGTCGGCGATCACCGCCTCGACCGTGCTCGTGTTGAAATAATTGGTGTCGGGGTCGTAATCGGTCGGCGTCGCGACGATAACGAAGTCGGCGCCGTCATAAGCGCGCGCGCGGTCAGTGGTCGCGAGCAGATCGAGCGGCTTGTTCGCCAGATAATCCTCGATTTCGGGGTCGGCGATCGGCGAGGTCTTCGCGTTGATCAGGTCGACCTTGCGCGCGTCGATGTCGAGCGCGACCACCCGGTTGTGCTGCGCGAGCAGGACGGCGTTCGATATGCCGACATAGCCGGTTCCGACGACGGCGATCTTGACGGGCGACGCCCGCTCGGCTCTGGCTGGGGGCAATGATCTGTCCTCTGGTGGGTATCGGCGCGTCCCTAGCAACTGCGGCGCGCGGGCTCAACCGGAACGGCGGCGTCAGGTGCCGCAAAAGGTCTTGTATGGACCGAATTCGGCCGGCGCCGCCCCCTCGAACAGCGCCCATTCGGGGCGTCGGACATAGGGGTTGCGCACCACATTGAGCAGTTCGAGCCATGAGGTGAGATCGCCCGCCTCGGCCGCGCCCAGCGCCGCCTCGACCAAGTGGTTGCGCGGGATATAGAGCGGATTCACCGCGTCCATCGCTTCGGCGCGATTCAGCGGCGCGTCGGTTTCGCGCGCCAGCCGCGCCCACCAGTCGGCGATCCACGGTACCATCGCGTCGGCATCGGGCAATTGCGCTTCGAGGTCGGCGCCGTCGCCGTGCAACATCCTCGCCAGGCCGCGAAAGAATAGGGTGAAATCGACCTGGTGACGCTCCAGTTCGGCAAAGAGCGTGTCGAACAGCGCGGTATCGCCGTCGTGCGCCTCGGTCAGCCCCAGCTTTTGCCGCATCCGCGCCGCCCAGACGGCGGCGAAACGGCCCGGAACCTCGGCGACCAGCGCCTTCGCCGCCTCGACATCGGCGGCATCTACCTTGTGGATCGCGGGAAGCAACGCCTCGGCGAAGCGCGCCATGTTCCAGTGCAGGATCTGCGGCTGGCGGCCATAGGCATAGCGGCCATTGGCATCGATCGAGCTGAAGACGGTGTTGGCGGCAAAGCGGTCCATGAAGGCGCACGGGCCATAATCGATCGTCTCGCCCGAGATCGCGACATTGTCGGTGTTCATCA
This window contains:
- a CDS encoding nucleotide sugar dehydrogenase — encoded protein: MPPARAERASPVKIAVVGTGYVGISNAVLLAQHNRVVALDIDARKVDLINAKTSPIADPEIEDYLANKPLDLLATTDRARAYDGADFVIVATPTDYDPDTNYFNTSTVEAVIADALKMAPGALVIVKSTVPVGFTDRMRAELGSDAIVFSPEFLREGRALYDNLHPSRIIVGNTHPRADAFARLLLDASLKPEAAILQTGNTEAEAIKLFANTYLAMRVAFFNELDTYAATHGVDSRQVIEGVCLDPRIGGFYNNPSFGYGGYCLPKDTKQMLANYKEVPQNLIAAIVSSNTTRKDFIAAEIIKRNPRVVGIHRLAMKAGSDNFRASSILGVMKRVKAKGIEVIVYEPLIEEARLFNSRVVGDLAAFKAEADIIIANRVTDDLADVADKVYSRDLFGADS
- a CDS encoding protein adenylyltransferase SelO, yielding MDIAFDNSFHAAMEGFYAPAEAAKPSMPTLLAFNHALAERLGIDVAGVRDETIASLFSGQELPGGANPLALAYAGHQFGHFSPQLGDGRALLLGEIVAPDGARFDLQLKGSGPTPFSRNGDGKAAIGPVLREFLVSEAMAAMGVPTTRALAAVATGDRVQRERAHPGAVLTRIASSHIRVGTFQFFAAHFGADHVVQLSDYSIRRHFPDLVEAPNPHLALLDRVIGLQCDLVAHWLGVGFIHGVMNTDNVAISGETIDYGPCAFMDRFAANTVFSSIDANGRYAYGRQPQILHWNMARFAEALLPAIHKVDAADVEAAKALVAEVPGRFAAVWAARMRQKLGLTEAHDGDTALFDTLFAELERHQVDFTLFFRGLARMLHGDGADLEAQLPDADAMVPWIADWWARLARETDAPLNRAEAMDAVNPLYIPRNHLVEAALGAAEAGDLTSWLELLNVVRNPYVRRPEWALFEGAAPAEFGPYKTFCGT